One window from the genome of Coturnix japonica isolate 7356 chromosome 21, Coturnix japonica 2.1, whole genome shotgun sequence encodes:
- the KLHDC7A gene encoding kelch domain-containing protein 7A: protein MIQWVTVLWQSDMQLTGKLLLSATALLLLTFAYRFYKSRSAPGGNNPTSDACREKGRRKNAAQDGQNMEGLRHRRVFGERIGGDAQASVSSADLQQKGEKILPVSEEEDGWEAKSHSISDLNEMLKEEGGANGHSMLVPHVVLPNQTAGDGGARSTEQDLASRISSQEGSREMIQTLSVTSELGVKITASCRESDTSHSFSSIAKIQVEESYISERKAQDGDQHLSPGLRGKIYDYYVQSISHSVSRKKSLPSAFMGTALSCSLEHVREELQCLERVNTEQQRLEKVKEELQTSEGVKEKLQSLATLLPEVHSQETAVASQNPTTSLTVPSNAENLEKDPKPPAPTHSISRKNSVLQIAENSHLQLPMDGFCVTPASVPPASPQLDLVDKANLLQTPPSSLDTRLNLGNCYEVLCRAKAEKLGFLQEAAYKLMSDNYLQVLRTPSIYCHLTATERDLILQRRMKGKMCVVVADIITHELGLSASRLCCYDDKGDRWHHLCHIPPEVVSQGCAMCSMFNYLFVVAGCEGSGRAQRPSNRVFCYNPLTNIWREICPLNQARPHCKLVALDGCLYAIGGECLYTVERYDPRYDRWVFIAPLPHDTFAVAHMATVCDGEIYVTGGTLRYVLLRYVAREDVWTVSPAGGGKDRTVEMVSVNGFLYRFDLNRSAGIGVYRCRAKAKLWYECATHTKAYSACFQCAVLGSLVHCIGRHFHIRFLADHVSPRFGTKELQPFPSPRGSLIPVVLVLPWAGMEQTQV, encoded by the coding sequence ATGATCCAGTGGGTAACTGTGCTCTGGCAGTCCGACATGCAGCTGACTGGcaagctgcttctttctgccactgctctgctcctgctgacttTTGCATACAGATTTTACAAGTCCCGCTCAGCACCTGGAGGCAACAACCCAACATCCGATGCATGcagagagaaggggagaaggaaaaatgcagcccaggatgggCAGAACATGGAGGGGCTGCGGCACAGGCGAGTGTTTGGGGAACGGATTGGTGGTGATGCCCAAGCAAGTGTGTCTTCAGCCGATCTACagcaaaagggagagaaaattcTGCCAGTGAGTGAAGAGGAAGATGGATGGGAGGCAAAATCTCACAGCATCAGTGATCTGAATGAAATGCTGAAGGAGGAAGGTGGTGCGAATGGACACAGCATGCTTGTCCCACACGTCGTGCTTCCCAACCAGACGGCAGGGGATGGAGGTGCACGAAGCACCGAGCAGGATTTGGCCAGTAGAATCAGCAGCCAGGAGGGGAGCAGAGAGATGATCCAGACCCTCAGTGTCACCTCGGAGCTGGGGGTAAAGATAACAGCAAGCTGCAGGGAGTCAGACACCTCCCACTCTTTCTCCTCGATTGCAAAGATCCAGGTGGAGGAGAGCTACATCTCTGAGAGGAAGGCACAGGATGGGGACCAGCATCTATCTCCTGGCCTCAGAGGTAAAATCTATGACTACTACGTCCAGTCCATCTCCCATTCagtatcaagaaaaaaatctctcccATCTGCATTTATGGGTACAGCCTTGAGCTGCAGCTTGGAGCATGtcagggaagagctgcagtgcttggaGCGGGTCAACACAGAGCAACAAAGACTGGAGAAGGTCAAGGAAGAGCTGCAGACATCAGAAGGGGTCAAGGAAAAGCTACAGAGCCTTGCCACTCTGCTCCCTGAGGTTCACTCCCAGGAAACAGCCGTGGCATCTCAAAACCCTACCACCTCTCTTACTGTCCCATCAAATGCGGAGAACTTAGAGAAGGACCCCAAGCCCCCAGCTCCCACTCACAGCATCAGTCGTAAGAACAGCGTACTGCAGATTGCAGAAAACTCTCACCTCCAGCTGCCCATGGATGGGTTCTGTGTCACACCAGCCAGCGTGCCACCAGCAAGCCCTCAACTGGATCTGGTGGACAAAGCCAACTTACTCCAAACACCACCCTCCTCCCTAGACACCCGTTTGAACCTGGGGAACTGCTATGAGGTCCTCTGTAGGGCCAAGGCAGAGAAGCTCGGCTTCCTCCAGGAGGCTGCCTACAAGTTGATGAGTGACAACTACCTACAGGTGCTAAGGACACCTTCCATCTACTGCCACCTCACTGCCACTGAGCGGGACCTCATTCTTCAGCGCAGAATGAAGGGGAAGATGTGTGTTGTTGTGGCAGACATCATCACACATGAGCTTGGCCTCAGTGCTAGCCGGCTCTGCTGCTATGATGACAAAGGGGACCGCTGGCATCACCTTTGCCACATCCCACCAGAGGTGGTCTCCCAGGGGTGCGCCATGTGCAGCATGTTCAACTACCTCTTTGTGGTGGCAGGCTGTGAAGGCTCGGGCCGTGCACAGAGACCTTCCAACCGCGTCTTCTGCTACAACCCACTGACCAACATCTGGAGGGAGATCTGCCCCTTGAACCAAGCACGACCTCACTGCAAGCTAGTGGCTTTGGATGGCTGCCTCTATGCCATTGGTGGAGAGTGCCTGTACACAGTGGAGCGGTATGACCCACGATATGATCGCTGGGTCTTCATTGCCCCGCTACCTCACGACACCTTTGCTGTAGCCCACATGGCCACAGTGTGTGACGGGGAGATCTACGTGACGGGGGGCACCTTGCGCTACGTGCTGCTGCGCTACGTGGCCCGCGAGGACGTCTGGACAGTCAGCCCAGCTGGCGGTGGCAAGGACAGGACAGTGGAGATGGTGAGTGTCAACGGCTTCCTCTACCGCTTCGACCTCAATCGCAGCGCGGGTATTGGTGTCTATCGCTGTCGAGCCAAGGCCAAGCTGTGGTATGAGTGTGCCACCCACACCAAAGCCTACTCAGCCTGCTTccagtgtgctgtgctgggcagcctggtgcaTTGCATTGGTCGCCACTTCCACATCCGCTTCTTGGCCGACCACGTCTCACCACGCTTCGGGACCAAGGAGCTCCAGCCTTTTCCTTCACCCCGGGGCAGCCTCATCCCAGTTGTCCTGGTGTTGCCGTGGGCGGGGATGGAGCAGACACAGGTCTGA